In a single window of the Motilibacter aurantiacus genome:
- a CDS encoding SprT-like domain-containing protein: MELAEARAHGEELLHRHGLAGWRLVFDNAKTRAGVCRFERKEIGLSRVLTQLHTAAEVRDTLLHEIAHALVGPRHGHDRVWRARALAIGCSGERCVPATAERAPGPWLGVCPQGHETTRHRRPEKVQSCAKCSRRFDLSAVFRWTYRGQEVPMHPAYEAQLAFYRSRAARAARTAQAAQAGAASAGGQTAAASVTATPRPTAPGPAALPVGAAVRLGGRGKYAGLRGTIEKRGRTRYHVRTRLGLVAAPFELVERQ; encoded by the coding sequence ATGGAGCTTGCGGAGGCCAGGGCGCACGGCGAGGAGCTCCTGCACCGACACGGCCTGGCCGGCTGGAGGCTGGTGTTCGACAACGCCAAGACCCGCGCCGGGGTGTGCCGCTTCGAGCGCAAGGAGATCGGGCTGAGCCGCGTCCTGACCCAGCTGCACACCGCGGCCGAGGTCCGCGACACCCTGCTCCACGAGATCGCGCACGCCCTCGTGGGCCCCCGGCACGGCCACGACCGGGTCTGGCGGGCCCGGGCGCTCGCCATCGGCTGCAGCGGGGAACGGTGCGTCCCCGCGACGGCCGAGCGCGCCCCCGGGCCGTGGCTGGGGGTGTGCCCGCAGGGCCACGAGACCACCCGGCACCGCCGGCCGGAGAAGGTCCAGTCGTGCGCGAAGTGCTCGCGCCGGTTCGACTTGTCGGCGGTCTTCCGCTGGACCTACCGAGGACAGGAGGTGCCGATGCACCCGGCGTACGAGGCGCAGCTCGCGTTCTACCGGAGCCGGGCGGCGCGAGCGGCCCGCACGGCTCAGGCCGCGCAAGCGGGGGCGGCCTCCGCGGGCGGGCAGACCGCCGCGGCCTCGGTGACGGCGACCCCGCGCCCGACCGCGCCCGGCCCGGCCGCGCTGCCCGTCGGGGCTGCCGTGCGGCTGGGCGGCCGGGGCAAGTACGCCGGGCTCCGCGGGACGATCGAGAAGCGCGGCCGTACCCGCTATCACGTCCGCACCCGGCTCGGGCTGGTGGCGGCGCCGTTCGAGCTGGTCGAGCGGCAGTAG